A window of the Alnus glutinosa chromosome 4, dhAlnGlut1.1, whole genome shotgun sequence genome harbors these coding sequences:
- the LOC133866260 gene encoding uncharacterized mitochondrial protein AtMg00810-like encodes MIITGDDEEEISRLQKALATYFEMKNLGGIKYFLGIEVARSREGILLSQRKYVLDVLTEVGMLECKPVDTPIVQNHRLREYPDQTPTNKGRYQRLVGKLIYLSHTRPDIAYAVSVVSQFMHNPSEDHMDAVVQILRYLKASLGKELMFSKNSHLKISGYTDAD; translated from the coding sequence atgaTTATCACAGGAGATGATGAAGAAGAGATATCGAGACTACAGAAGGCACTGGCTACctattttgaaatgaagaactTGGGAGGAATCAAGTACTTTCTGGGAATTGAAGTTGCCCGGTCTAGGGAAGGAATACTTCTCTCCCAAAGGAAATATGTACTGGATGTTTTAACAGAGGTAGGAATGTTGGAATGCAAGCCAGTTGATACCCCAATTGTTCAAAATCACAGGCTTAGAGAATACCCAGACCAAACTCCAACgaacaaaggaagataccaAAGGTTAGTTGGGAAACTAATATATCTCTCACACACCCGTCCAGACATAGCTTATGCTGTGAGTGTAGTTAGTCAATTTATGCATAATCCAAGTGAAGATCATATGGATGCTGTAGTTCAGATACTAAGATACTTGAAGGCGTCGCTTGGGAAGGAACTCATGTTCTCAAAGAATAGTCATCTAAAAATTAGTGGATATACGGATGCAGACTAG
- the LOC133867396 gene encoding uncharacterized protein LOC133867396 isoform X5: MACKCIRKLVVVMMELLILFFLKVQANNLAHTSFRPSSHPIQLSYFSKLYKVQNNILAPTSFSPSPLPILYHHSTELDEVQETMRTCVDKKMRVCEETHPYDTMKFKSFMMSCIKECHEKHLKDQDVVSAQNPKHKMMS; encoded by the exons ATGGCTTGCAAATGCATTAGAAAACTTGTGGTAGTGATGATGGAGTTGCTTATCTTGTTTTTCCTAAAAGTGCAAGCTAATAACCTTGCCCATACCTCTTTTCGTCCCTCTTCACATCCCATCCAGCTTTCTTATTTCTCTAAACTTTATAAAGTTCAAAATAATATCCTTGCACCTACCTCTTTTTCTCCCTCTCCATTGCCCATCCTCTATCATCACTCCACTGAACTTGATGAAGTTCAAGAAACCATGCGCACATGCGTTGACAAGAAAATGAGAGTTTGTGAAGAAACACATCCATATGACACCATGAAATTTAAATCTT TTATGATGTCATGTATCAAAGAATGTCATGAAAAGCATTTGAAGGACCAAGATGTCGTTTCTGCACAGAATCCCAAGCATAAG ATGATGAGTTAA
- the LOC133867396 gene encoding uncharacterized protein LOC133867396 isoform X4: MACKCIRKLVVVMMELLILFFLKVQANNLAHTSFRPSSHPIQLSYFSKLYKVQNNILAPTSFSPSPLPILYHHSTELDEVQETMRTCVDKKMRVCEETHPYDTMKFKSFDCFEHPTVMMSCIKECHEKHLKDQDVVSAQNPKHKMMS, from the exons ATGGCTTGCAAATGCATTAGAAAACTTGTGGTAGTGATGATGGAGTTGCTTATCTTGTTTTTCCTAAAAGTGCAAGCTAATAACCTTGCCCATACCTCTTTTCGTCCCTCTTCACATCCCATCCAGCTTTCTTATTTCTCTAAACTTTATAAAGTTCAAAATAATATCCTTGCACCTACCTCTTTTTCTCCCTCTCCATTGCCCATCCTCTATCATCACTCCACTGAACTTGATGAAGTTCAAGAAACCATGCGCACATGCGTTGACAAGAAAATGAGAGTTTGTGAAGAAACACATCCATATGACACCATGAAATTTAAATCTT TTGATTGCTTTGAGCATCCAACAGTTATGATGTCATGTATCAAAGAATGTCATGAAAAGCATTTGAAGGACCAAGATGTCGTTTCTGCACAGAATCCCAAGCATAAG ATGATGAGTTAA
- the LOC133867396 gene encoding uncharacterized protein LOC133867396 isoform X1, protein MACKCIRKLVVVMMELLILFFLKVQANNLAHTSFRPSSHPIQLSYFSKLYKVQNNILAPTSFSPSPLPILYHHSTELDEVQETMRTCVDKKMRVCEETHPYDTMKFKSCIVIGHIDCLLKHPHISPLKYYLCAVDCFEHPTVMMSCIKECHEKHLKDQDVVSAQNPKHKMMS, encoded by the exons ATGGCTTGCAAATGCATTAGAAAACTTGTGGTAGTGATGATGGAGTTGCTTATCTTGTTTTTCCTAAAAGTGCAAGCTAATAACCTTGCCCATACCTCTTTTCGTCCCTCTTCACATCCCATCCAGCTTTCTTATTTCTCTAAACTTTATAAAGTTCAAAATAATATCCTTGCACCTACCTCTTTTTCTCCCTCTCCATTGCCCATCCTCTATCATCACTCCACTGAACTTGATGAAGTTCAAGAAACCATGCGCACATGCGTTGACAAGAAAATGAGAGTTTGTGAAGAAACACATCCATATGACACCATGAAATTTAAATCTTGTATAGTTATTGGTCATATTGATTGCTTGCTTAAACATCCCCATATATCGCCTCTGAAATATTATTTATGCGCAGTTGATTGCTTTGAGCATCCAACAGTTATGATGTCATGTATCAAAGAATGTCATGAAAAGCATTTGAAGGACCAAGATGTCGTTTCTGCACAGAATCCCAAGCATAAG ATGATGAGTTAA
- the LOC133867396 gene encoding uncharacterized protein LOC133867396 isoform X3: MACKCIRKLVVVMMELLILFFLKVQANNLAHTSFRPSSHPIQLSYFSKLYKVQNNILAPTSFSPSPLPILYHHSTELDEVQETMRTCVDKKMRVCEETHPYDTMKFKSFDCFEHPTVMMSCIKECHEKHLKDQDVVSAQNPKHKGYILF, from the exons ATGGCTTGCAAATGCATTAGAAAACTTGTGGTAGTGATGATGGAGTTGCTTATCTTGTTTTTCCTAAAAGTGCAAGCTAATAACCTTGCCCATACCTCTTTTCGTCCCTCTTCACATCCCATCCAGCTTTCTTATTTCTCTAAACTTTATAAAGTTCAAAATAATATCCTTGCACCTACCTCTTTTTCTCCCTCTCCATTGCCCATCCTCTATCATCACTCCACTGAACTTGATGAAGTTCAAGAAACCATGCGCACATGCGTTGACAAGAAAATGAGAGTTTGTGAAGAAACACATCCATATGACACCATGAAATTTAAATCTT TTGATTGCTTTGAGCATCCAACAGTTATGATGTCATGTATCAAAGAATGTCATGAAAAGCATTTGAAGGACCAAGATGTCGTTTCTGCACAGAATCCCAAGCATAAG GGTTACATTCTATTTTAA
- the LOC133867396 gene encoding uncharacterized protein LOC133867396 isoform X2, whose protein sequence is MACKCIRKLVVVMMELLILFFLKVQANNLAHTSFRPSSHPIQLSYFSKLYKVQNNILAPTSFSPSPLPILYHHSTELDEVQETMRTCVDKKMRVCEETHPYDTMKFKSFDCFEHPTVMMSCIKECHEKHLKDQDVVSAQNPKHKYHRYNVE, encoded by the exons ATGGCTTGCAAATGCATTAGAAAACTTGTGGTAGTGATGATGGAGTTGCTTATCTTGTTTTTCCTAAAAGTGCAAGCTAATAACCTTGCCCATACCTCTTTTCGTCCCTCTTCACATCCCATCCAGCTTTCTTATTTCTCTAAACTTTATAAAGTTCAAAATAATATCCTTGCACCTACCTCTTTTTCTCCCTCTCCATTGCCCATCCTCTATCATCACTCCACTGAACTTGATGAAGTTCAAGAAACCATGCGCACATGCGTTGACAAGAAAATGAGAGTTTGTGAAGAAACACATCCATATGACACCATGAAATTTAAATCTT TTGATTGCTTTGAGCATCCAACAGTTATGATGTCATGTATCAAAGAATGTCATGAAAAGCATTTGAAGGACCAAGATGTCGTTTCTGCACAGAATCCCAAGCATAAG TACCATAGATACAATGTGGAATAA